One window from the genome of Choloepus didactylus isolate mChoDid1 chromosome 2, mChoDid1.pri, whole genome shotgun sequence encodes:
- the LOC119527042 gene encoding 60S ribosomal protein L23a-like yields the protein MALKVKKEAPAPPKTEAKAKALKAKKAVLKGVHSHKKKKIHTSPTFQWPKTLRLRRQPKYPRKSAPRRNKLDHYAIIKFPLTTESAMKKIEDNNTLVFIVDVKANKHQIKQAVKKLYDIDVAKVNTLIRPDGKKKAYVRLAPDYDALDVANKIGII from the coding sequence ATGGCACTGAAAGTGAagaaggaagcccctgcccctcccaaaaccgaagccaaagcaaaggctttgaaagccaagaaggcagtactgaaaggtGTCCACagccacaagaaaaagaagatccaCACTTCACCTACATTCCAGTGGCCCAAGACTCTGCGtctcagaagacagcccaaatatcctcGGAAGAGcgcccccaggagaaacaagcttgaCCACTATGCCATCATCAAGTTCCCTCTGACCACTGAGTCAGCCATGAAGAAGATTGAAGACAACAACACACTTGTGTTCATTGTAGATGTCAAGGCCAACAAGCACCAGATCAAACAGGCTGTGAAGAAGCTCTATGACATTGATGTGGCAAAGGTCAACACCCTGATCAGGCCTGATGGAAAGAAGAAGGCATATGTTCGACTGGCTCCTGactatgatgctttggatgttgccaacaaaattgggatcatctaa